Genomic segment of Paenibacillus sp. FSL R5-0912:
TCCCGGTGACCGACGAGTGGAATCGGGTCATCGGTATCGTGGGCCGCCGCGATGTGGAGGAGCTCGCAGAAGGGCAGAGCATCGAGAAGGCCATGGTCCGCAGCCCGGTGACCGCTGCACTGCAGACCTCCCTGGCTTCGGCAGCGCAGATTATGATGTGGGAAGGGATCGACTTCCTGCCGATCGTGGACCGTAACCGCAAGCTGGTCGGCTCGCTGACCCGCAGGGAAGTGCTGCAGAGTCTGCGTGATGCCAGCAACCAGCCGCAGCTCGGGGAGACCTTCGATCATCTGATCTGGAACGGTTTTGCCGATGAGCGCGATGAGGAAGGCAAGCTGTTCTTCCACGGCTTCATCACACCGCAGATGGCAACAGATCTTGGGACGATTTCGGAAGGGATATTGTCCACACTGATGACCCTTTCCGCATTTAAGGCGGCCAAGGACATCACCGGCAATGACTATGTGCTGGATAACATGTCCACCTATTTCATCCGCCCGGTGCAAATCGAGCATTCCATTATCGTCATGCCGAAGCTGCTGGAGATCAGCCGCCGTACCTGCAAGCTGGAGATTGAAATCAGTCACATGGAGACCATTGTGGCCAAGGCCGTCCTGATGCTGCAGTCGATTGACCACGGTTAAAACGCTCAAATATATACATTTAGCAATAGTGTAGGCATACATGCAGTCTTCGCACAGAAAATGAATACAGAACGAATAATATCGACAAGTGCAGACGAATCAGAATCGAATACAGACGAATACAGACGAATACAGACTAAATAGACCAGGCTATCCTGTAGTAACCGGGAGAGTAACCTGGTCTATTTGCATTAGGGACTAACTAGGGGAATTGCGGCAAGCCATAGAATAGCTGGTTGGATTAATGGCTGCGAAGCTAAGAAGCTGAACGGCTGAAAAAGCTGAATACTATATGGGCGACGGGCTGGGAATCTGGTTACATGGACACTGAGTGGATAGGTCTCTATTATGAGCAGCGGGCAGCAAGTGGAAAAAGGGTATCTAATTGTCCCGAACTCCCCAATTTTGGAACAATAAGTGGAAAAAGGACATCGAATCCGCCGGAATCTACACCAGGGGAGGAAAGCGGACGAAATAAGTGCCTTTTTTCCAACTGCTCCCCTGAAAGGTAGGGCTTGGCCAGTAATAAGTGTACAATTTCCACTTCGCATAGTTCTACCGGAGAGCCGAGTGAGGGAGATGCTGCGATTTAGCTAGCGATTCAAAGATAACTAGCGATTCAAATACCGATGCAAAGATTCACATAGAGATGCAAAGACTCAAATAGCGATTGAAATACCGATTAATAGCCGGATTCAAATACCCATTCTGATACCGGTTTCGGATACCGTAAACACTCAGCTCCCGCTCCCGCTGCGGAGCCGGCTGTAGTACCCGTGGCTGCGCAGCCCCGAGAAGATGTTGAAGATACCCAGCAGCAGAAAAGCTGCTTCAATGACAACATTAAGCGTCGAGCCGCGGAAGATGAACATCGACATCAGTGAGAGCGTTACCAGCATTGCGCCGAGCAGCATGTTCATAATTGATCGCTTAAGCCCTTTGATTAG
This window contains:
- a CDS encoding YtpI family protein; translated protein: MIMLIKYLLFVLLVVFMISAAMYSFSSRRAVDPLIKGLKRSIMNMLLGAMLVTLSLMSMFIFRGSTLNVVIEAAFLLLGIFNIFSGLRSHGYYSRLRSGSGS